A region of Arcobacter sp. F2176 DNA encodes the following proteins:
- a CDS encoding cation:proton antiporter translates to MLGIIVATIFIAIFVNLLLKKFQLPTIIGYIFTGTIIAYLFGLHETAVNNHDLKEIAEFGVVFLMFTIGLEFSVNALIRMKREVFFTGTLQIIVTTLIVVLISFYILNFDFQTSMIIGTALSLSSTAIVLKTYNETRDIKKRHGQRVLGILIMQDIAVIPILLMISIFTTNSENSVLYIVLQTTIAAVILIGILYLSGKYLLEPFLTHVSETNSEELFVGSVLLIAIGASYMAHYFGFSYSLGAFIAGMMISETKFKHQVESDLIPFRNLLLGVFFVTVGMQINFEIIYLHLFTILLLLPILMVLKYCIIYLIVRLDDTKRVAFKTAFSLIQIGEFSLAILELARSANLLNATHTQILIVTIVLSMILTPLALKNLSKIASSLLPDDIMDTTNTLAVDKDLKGHVVVLGYGHLGQEIVRELKELNNDYIIIENKILFYKMGKDDNEPIIFGNAAHKHILESVNIRSSCAIIVAIDNPAQLRIVCESINELTKNTKTIVKITKTEDMKNLEGLHLEHIIVDDQVVAKALVDETKVCSIDFSHK, encoded by the coding sequence ATGTTAGGAATAATTGTAGCTACAATTTTTATTGCAATATTTGTGAACTTATTATTGAAGAAATTCCAATTACCAACTATTATTGGTTATATATTCACAGGTACAATCATAGCTTATTTATTTGGCTTACATGAAACAGCAGTTAATAATCATGATTTAAAAGAGATTGCGGAATTTGGTGTAGTATTTTTAATGTTTACAATTGGATTAGAATTTTCAGTAAATGCTCTAATACGAATGAAAAGAGAAGTATTTTTCACAGGAACTTTACAAATTATTGTTACAACATTAATTGTTGTTCTTATCTCTTTTTACATTTTAAATTTTGATTTTCAAACTTCTATGATAATAGGAACAGCCTTATCTTTATCTTCAACTGCTATTGTTTTAAAAACATACAATGAAACTAGAGATATTAAAAAAAGACATGGACAAAGGGTTTTGGGAATTTTGATTATGCAAGATATTGCAGTAATCCCAATACTTTTAATGATATCGATTTTTACAACAAACTCTGAAAATAGTGTTTTATACATAGTTTTACAAACAACTATTGCAGCGGTTATTTTGATTGGAATATTATATTTAAGTGGAAAATATTTACTTGAGCCATTTTTAACTCATGTTAGTGAAACAAACTCAGAAGAACTTTTTGTGGGATCTGTTTTATTAATAGCAATAGGAGCTTCATATATGGCTCACTATTTTGGATTTTCTTATTCACTTGGAGCTTTTATTGCTGGTATGATGATTTCAGAGACAAAGTTTAAACATCAAGTAGAATCAGATCTTATCCCATTTAGAAATTTGTTATTAGGGGTATTCTTTGTAACTGTTGGTATGCAAATAAATTTTGAAATAATTTATTTACATTTATTTACAATATTACTTTTATTACCTATTTTGATGGTTTTAAAATATTGCATAATTTATTTAATAGTTAGACTTGATGATACAAAAAGAGTAGCTTTTAAAACTGCTTTTTCATTGATTCAAATAGGTGAATTTTCCCTAGCAATATTAGAGTTAGCAAGAAGTGCAAACTTGTTAAATGCAACTCATACACAAATTTTAATTGTAACTATTGTTTTATCAATGATTTTAACTCCCCTTGCACTTAAAAACTTATCAAAGATTGCAAGTTCTTTATTACCAGATGATATTATGGATACTACTAACACTCTAGCTGTTGATAAAGATTTAAAAGGGCATGTAGTAGTTCTTGGGTATGGGCACTTGGGACAAGAGATTGTACGGGAGCTAAAAGAGCTTAATAATGATTATATTATTATAGAAAACAAAATTTTATTCTATAAAATGGGAAAAGATGATAATGAACCTATTATTTTTGGAAATGCAGCACACAAACATATTTTAGAATCTGTAAATATTAGAAGCTCTTGTGCCATTATAGTAGCCATTGATAATCCAGCACAATTAAGAATTGTTTGTGAAAGTATTAATGAATTGACAAAAAATACTAAAACAATAGTAAAAATTACAAAAACAGAAGATATGAAAAATTTAGAAGGTTTACACTTAGAACATATAATTGTTGATGACCAAGTAGTCGCAAAAGCTTTAGTTGATGAAACTAAAGTTTGTAGTATAGATTTTTCACATAAATAA
- a CDS encoding DEAD/DEAH box helicase encodes MKNQLQKRLSKLYEDKLNIEKEIALLEKELNKKELNKDEKIDLFRALFISRADVYLKKWVSKDSSKESYFPVTKTFQGSDYLPLLNEDIEQHLRGKVQLSTYNISISNQCKYGVLKISKNDISKLEATLLQLNLIGNYQFDSYNDILVWFFYEENIQARDTKEFLQNIIKNANISAKIYPNVDFVNSSNFGSYIELPLHLKLRQSNKTVFFDCNSLLPFEDQWNYLENVQKIPKNLVLKIAKSNEQRTLQSWEKQNENAVEYPNFSLNITIYDYVYIKSKNLSKSFLNELKNLAVFDNPQIKILLSLRKPLFNTPKQIKNYEEDEIYLKLPRGVLGFVLRILKQNGVKYTIDDKRVENKQEYPKVKYELRDDQNLAISKVIKKDFSICVAPPGFGKTLIGAKMIELRGVNTLIIVNKNMLLDQWIQRFVDYFGMNKKDIGFLGKSKNKLTGKLDIATMQSLKNQPELINNYSFVIVDECHHIPAVTFELIIKLFCGKYVLGLSATPNRKDGLEPILFQQLGQISYEYKKKRTLTHRIKVINTDFKSQADNYAQLINEITIDKNRNELIINEVKQYTNRKILILTDRIEHINILEELLIKNNLKYVSIHGSLSKKEQQENLEQIENSNLILATTSYFGEGIDFPHLNTIIFATPISYYGRLVQYLGRVGRDGQECLAIDLLDSKNAMLNSTFKKRLEGYKQMHYKIY; translated from the coding sequence ATGAAAAACCAACTACAGAAAAGATTAAGTAAGCTCTACGAAGACAAACTAAATATTGAAAAAGAGATAGCTCTATTAGAAAAAGAACTAAATAAAAAAGAGTTAAATAAAGATGAAAAGATTGATTTATTTAGAGCTTTGTTTATTTCTAGAGCAGATGTATACTTAAAAAAATGGGTTAGTAAAGACTCTTCAAAAGAGTCTTATTTCCCAGTTACTAAAACTTTCCAAGGAAGTGATTATTTACCTCTTTTAAATGAAGATATTGAACAACATTTAAGGGGTAAAGTACAACTTTCAACTTATAATATTTCTATAAGCAACCAATGTAAATATGGTGTTTTAAAAATCTCAAAAAATGATATTTCAAAATTAGAAGCAACTTTACTACAATTAAATTTAATTGGCAATTATCAGTTTGACTCATATAATGATATTTTGGTTTGGTTTTTTTATGAAGAGAATATTCAAGCTCGTGATACAAAAGAGTTTTTGCAAAATATAATCAAAAATGCAAATATAAGTGCAAAAATATATCCAAATGTAGATTTTGTCAATAGTTCAAATTTTGGTTCATATATTGAATTACCTTTGCATTTAAAATTAAGACAGAGTAATAAAACTGTCTTTTTTGATTGTAATAGTTTACTGCCCTTTGAAGATCAATGGAATTATTTGGAAAATGTACAAAAAATACCAAAGAATTTAGTATTAAAAATAGCAAAATCAAATGAACAAAGAACTCTTCAAAGTTGGGAAAAACAAAATGAAAATGCTGTTGAGTATCCAAACTTTTCATTAAATATCACAATATATGATTATGTGTATATTAAAAGTAAGAATCTATCAAAATCATTTTTAAATGAATTGAAAAATTTAGCCGTTTTTGATAATCCTCAAATAAAGATTCTTTTGAGTTTAAGAAAACCACTTTTTAATACTCCAAAACAGATAAAAAACTATGAAGAAGATGAAATCTATTTAAAACTTCCAAGGGGAGTTTTAGGTTTTGTTTTAAGAATTCTAAAACAAAATGGTGTTAAATACACAATTGATGATAAAAGAGTAGAAAATAAACAAGAATATCCAAAAGTAAAATATGAACTAAGAGATGATCAAAATTTAGCTATATCAAAAGTAATTAAAAAAGATTTTTCTATTTGTGTTGCACCTCCTGGTTTTGGTAAAACTTTAATTGGTGCCAAGATGATAGAGTTAAGAGGTGTAAATACTTTAATTATAGTAAATAAAAATATGCTTTTAGATCAATGGATTCAAAGATTTGTTGATTATTTTGGAATGAATAAAAAGGATATAGGTTTTTTAGGTAAAAGTAAAAATAAATTAACTGGAAAACTTGATATTGCTACCATGCAAAGTTTGAAAAACCAACCAGAACTTATAAATAACTACTCCTTTGTAATAGTTGATGAGTGTCATCATATCCCAGCTGTTACTTTTGAGTTAATAATAAAACTTTTTTGTGGTAAATATGTCTTAGGGCTTAGTGCAACACCCAACCGCAAAGATGGTTTAGAGCCAATACTTTTTCAACAATTAGGTCAAATATCATATGAATATAAGAAAAAAAGAACACTTACTCATAGAATAAAAGTTATAAATACTGATTTTAAAAGTCAAGCAGATAATTATGCTCAATTAATCAATGAAATTACAATAGATAAAAATAGAAATGAATTGATTATAAATGAAGTAAAACAGTACACTAATAGAAAGATATTGATTTTAACAGATAGAATTGAACACATAAATATTTTAGAAGAATTATTAATAAAAAATAATTTAAAATATGTTAGTATACATGGAAGTTTGAGTAAAAAAGAGCAACAAGAGAATTTAGAACAAATAGAAAACAGCAATTTAATTCTTGCCACAACTTCTTATTTTGGAGAGGGAATAGATTTTCCTCATCTAAATACAATAATTTTTGCAACACCAATTTCTTATTATGGAAGATTGGTTCAATACTTAGGTAGAGTAGGGAGAGATGGACAGGAGTGTTTAGCAATTGACTTGCTTGACTCAAAAAATGCAATGTTAAATTCAACCTTTAAAAAAAGGCTTGAAGGGTATAAACAAATGCATTATAAAATTTATTAG
- a CDS encoding polymer-forming cytoskeletal protein: MGVFGKSDKRTTEAGATIIAKGTCIIGGISTQGTVHIDGKFEGVILEADAISIGKTGEVIGDIKANHVVVSGFFDGKIDCNVMQVLAAGKVIGDFTYNDLIIEEDAKFEGRVIRRNSELKSRYNEIENRIGGFVSTKEEDISYEKPTTEKIK, from the coding sequence GTGGGAGTATTTGGTAAATCTGATAAAAGAACAACAGAAGCTGGAGCAACTATAATCGCTAAAGGAACTTGCATCATAGGTGGGATTTCTACTCAAGGTACAGTTCATATAGATGGAAAATTTGAAGGTGTAATACTTGAAGCTGATGCAATTTCAATTGGGAAAACAGGTGAAGTAATCGGTGATATTAAAGCAAATCATGTAGTTGTAAGTGGTTTTTTTGATGGTAAGATTGATTGTAATGTTATGCAAGTATTAGCAGCAGGAAAAGTTATTGGTGATTTTACTTATAATGATTTGATTATCGAAGAAGATGCTAAATTTGAGGGAAGAGTTATTCGAAGAAATTCTGAACTGAAAAGTAGATATAATGAAATAGAGAATAGAATTGGTGGTTTTGTATCAACAAAAGAAGAAGATATTTCATATGAAAAACCAACTACAGAAAAGATTAAGTAA
- a CDS encoding M23 family metallopeptidase, with product MKILNNRLVITVSDVNSTKSYNIHQLFKKIIFIAIIVAFIVIAGSFWFISFLSNEISDFKSKKEKEISLLTEKEKKLQAQNLFYSMKIKGKVKDIEELSSKLDSIEEIVGLNRDANEQIAITKATLTKITPAQKMYMLSTIPNGAPLQRISVSANFGYRIHPITHEKKFHRGIDLRAHIKTSVFATADGVVRYVQPQNTGDYGRVIILSHNFGFETVYAHLSATKVKLGDVIKKNQVIGMTGNSGRSTGPHLHYEVRYASMVLNPRDFIDWNLKKYESIFSKQRRVQWEYLVNLIKEQQKLEQL from the coding sequence ATGAAGATATTAAATAATAGATTAGTAATTACAGTTTCTGATGTAAATAGTACTAAATCCTACAATATTCATCAACTTTTTAAAAAAATAATTTTTATAGCAATTATAGTTGCCTTTATTGTAATTGCAGGTTCTTTTTGGTTTATCTCTTTTTTATCAAATGAAATTAGTGATTTTAAAAGTAAAAAAGAGAAAGAAATATCACTTCTGACAGAAAAAGAAAAGAAACTACAAGCTCAAAATCTTTTTTATTCAATGAAAATCAAGGGTAAAGTTAAAGACATCGAAGAACTTAGTAGTAAATTAGATAGTATTGAAGAAATAGTTGGTTTAAATAGAGATGCAAATGAACAAATAGCAATTACAAAGGCAACTTTAACTAAAATAACACCAGCTCAAAAAATGTATATGTTATCAACTATTCCAAATGGTGCTCCTTTACAAAGAATTAGTGTATCAGCTAATTTTGGATATCGTATTCATCCAATAACCCATGAAAAGAAATTTCATAGGGGAATTGATTTAAGAGCACACATTAAAACTTCAGTTTTTGCAACAGCAGATGGAGTTGTTAGGTATGTTCAACCACAGAATACAGGAGATTATGGAAGAGTTATAATTCTTTCACATAATTTTGGATTTGAAACAGTATATGCACATTTAAGTGCTACTAAAGTTAAACTTGGTGATGTAATTAAAAAAAATCAGGTCATAGGTATGACTGGAAATTCTGGAAGAAGTACAGGTCCACATTTGCACTATGAAGTAAGATATGCAAGTATGGTCTTAAATCCTAGGGATTTCATAGATTGGAATTTGAAAAAATATGAATCAATATTTAGTAAACAAAGGAGAGTACAGTGGGAGTATTTGGTAAATCTGATAAAAGAACAACAGAAGCTGGAGCAACTATAA
- a CDS encoding folylpolyglutamate synthase/dihydrofolate synthase family protein encodes MKINFKEIPLKEFLQYKTMYYDKIDFTIVQNSFEVLRKSIKLPFLVHIVGTNGKGSTGRFLAKYLTSIGKDVLHYSSPHITNFNERIWINDFDVNDSLLDEAHLFLQNILDIHLLEKLTYFEYTTLLAFYLSSNRDYLILEAGLGGEFDATNVAINDLSLITTIDLDHQSFLGNSIKEISLTKMRACDKVMIVGSQIHDEVYLHAKTIEQERNIKLLYLDDFKIDVSSLKNFFPKYLLKNISLVISALKYLNFDVDVKKFETMKLNGRCEKYKNNITLDVGHNPLAARSILEEFKNKKINLVYNSYADKDYKKVLQILNPIIKKLYILPLDDKRVVKKSDLMNVCAKLNIITDVFKNEINEDEEYLIFGSFLVIEKFLKIEKSLDEDIK; translated from the coding sequence TTGAAGATTAATTTTAAAGAAATACCTTTAAAAGAGTTTTTACAATATAAAACTATGTACTATGATAAAATAGATTTTACCATAGTACAAAACTCTTTTGAAGTTTTAAGAAAAAGCATAAAATTGCCCTTTCTTGTACATATTGTTGGAACAAATGGAAAAGGAAGCACTGGAAGATTTTTAGCTAAATACTTAACAAGTATTGGTAAAGATGTTCTACATTATAGCTCTCCCCATATAACAAACTTTAATGAAAGAATTTGGATAAATGATTTTGATGTAAATGATTCACTACTTGATGAAGCTCATCTTTTTTTACAAAATATTTTAGATATCCATTTACTAGAAAAATTAACATATTTTGAGTACACAACACTTTTAGCTTTTTATTTAAGTTCTAACCGAGATTATCTTATTTTAGAAGCTGGACTTGGAGGAGAATTTGATGCTACAAATGTTGCTATAAATGATTTGTCACTTATAACTACCATTGACTTAGATCATCAATCATTTCTTGGAAATAGTATAAAAGAAATTTCTTTAACAAAAATGCGTGCTTGTGATAAAGTAATGATTGTCGGCTCTCAAATACATGATGAAGTCTATTTACATGCAAAAACTATTGAACAAGAAAGAAATATAAAGTTACTATACCTTGATGATTTTAAAATTGATGTAAGTAGTTTAAAAAACTTTTTCCCAAAATATTTATTAAAAAATATCTCTTTAGTAATAAGTGCACTAAAATATTTAAATTTTGATGTAGATGTCAAAAAATTTGAAACTATGAAATTAAATGGTAGATGTGAAAAGTATAAAAATAATATTACTTTAGATGTGGGACATAATCCTCTTGCCGCAAGAAGCATTTTGGAAGAATTTAAAAATAAGAAAATTAATTTAGTTTATAATAGTTATGCAGATAAAGATTATAAAAAAGTTTTACAAATATTAAATCCTATAATAAAAAAGTTGTATATACTACCTTTAGATGATAAAAGAGTAGTAAAAAAGAGTGATTTAATGAATGTTTGTGCTAAATTGAATATAATAACAGATGTATTTAAAAATGAAATAAATGAAGATGAAGAGTATTTAATCTTTGGTTCATTTTTGGTAATTGAAAAATTTTTGAAAATTGAGAAAAGTTTAGATGAAGATATTAAATAA
- the lptE gene encoding LPS assembly lipoprotein LptE, whose translation MRLKSVVLAVLIGFVFVACGYKPGSYYAKKEIQGNVFVDLKVNIEDPKNSVLIKDAMNELLVHKLDAKLVNNKELADTIVVIRLNSTGFSTLQYDTDGYSKLYKATSTINVQYNNIKEKLKRNFNVSGTYDFSIDSGGTISDSKRFEAIKAASSKALDEVISKIAILSFKKPDLED comes from the coding sequence ATGAGATTAAAATCAGTTGTATTAGCAGTTTTGATTGGGTTTGTATTTGTAGCTTGCGGTTATAAACCAGGTTCATATTATGCAAAAAAAGAGATCCAAGGAAATGTATTTGTTGACTTAAAAGTTAATATAGAAGATCCAAAAAACTCAGTATTGATAAAAGATGCTATGAATGAACTATTGGTTCATAAATTAGATGCAAAATTAGTGAATAATAAAGAACTAGCTGATACAATTGTTGTAATAAGATTAAACTCTACTGGTTTTTCTACTTTACAGTACGATACTGATGGTTACTCAAAACTATATAAAGCAACATCAACTATAAATGTTCAATATAACAATATAAAAGAAAAGTTAAAAAGAAATTTTAATGTTTCTGGTACTTATGATTTTTCTATTGATAGTGGTGGAACAATTTCTGATAGTAAAAGATTTGAAGCAATTAAGGCTGCAAGTTCAAAAGCTTTGGATGAAGTTATTTCGAAAATAGCAATATTATCATTTAAAAAACCTGACCTTGAAGATTAA
- the leuS gene encoding leucine--tRNA ligase: MEYNPQEIEKKWQNYWLENNSFEPSDDTKKDKKYILSMFPYPSGRIHMGHVRNYCLGDAFARFFRKSNFNVLHPIGWDSFGMPAENAAIKHKLHPKKWTYENIDYMRKELNGLGLSFSKNREFATSDELYTRWEQEFIIKMYEEGLLYKKSTTVNWCPHDLTVLANEQLEDGCCWRCGTPVEQKEMPGYYVAITKFAQELLDDLKELEGSWPSQVLTMQENWIGRSEGLEFSFELTKDARYKLNKNFASFDVFTTRPDTIYGVSYTALSPEHPIVKYLVENELLDENKLNKIKAMQKVSERDRSIMPKEGVSLELDVLHPLTGKTIPVWVANFVLVSYGSGAVMAVPAHDQRDFEFAQEYDLPINQVIVGKEGIISNMREAYTESGTLINSEGFTNLDNKKAQKAIIYHFEQNSFGTKKVNYKLRDWGVSRQRYWGAPIPFIHCDSCGLVPEKLENLPVALPEDVEITGEGNPLDNHPTWKHTSCPKCGKPALRETDTLDTFVQSSWYFLRYATNNKKWNSVGIAKEDSDYWMDVDQYIGGIEHAILHLLYSRFFTKALNKLGYTNSKEPFKRLLTQGMVLKDGAKMSKSKGNVVDPDKIVEKYGADTARLFMLFAAPPTKELDWNDSAVDGAFKFIKRFTAKVEMAEGISIDEINSIDHDSLSKEEKEARKKVYEALQKSNEVFSKTYAFNTLIAASMEALNALNAQDNKTVWAEGYYILTNILEPIIPHLCWELSNELFELKNFNNDVKVKEEVFVSDTISIAITINGKKRAEIEVAPNASKEEVLEIAKEASSKWIDGKEIIKEIVVPNKLVNLVIKG; encoded by the coding sequence TCAAATTTCAATGTATTACATCCAATTGGTTGGGATAGTTTTGGAATGCCAGCTGAAAATGCTGCTATCAAACACAAACTACATCCTAAAAAATGGACTTATGAAAACATAGACTATATGAGAAAAGAGCTTAATGGTTTAGGTTTAAGTTTTTCAAAAAACAGAGAATTTGCTACTAGTGATGAACTTTATACAAGATGGGAACAAGAGTTTATTATCAAGATGTATGAAGAGGGACTTTTATATAAAAAATCAACTACAGTAAATTGGTGTCCACATGATTTAACTGTATTGGCAAATGAACAACTTGAAGATGGGTGTTGTTGGAGATGTGGTACTCCTGTTGAGCAAAAAGAGATGCCAGGTTATTATGTGGCAATAACAAAATTTGCTCAAGAGTTACTTGATGATTTAAAAGAGCTTGAAGGTTCATGGCCATCACAAGTTCTTACTATGCAAGAAAACTGGATAGGAAGAAGTGAAGGTTTAGAGTTTAGTTTTGAACTTACAAAAGATGCAAGATACAAATTAAATAAAAACTTTGCTTCATTTGATGTCTTTACAACTAGACCTGATACTATTTATGGAGTTTCATATACAGCACTTTCACCAGAACATCCAATAGTAAAATATTTAGTAGAAAATGAATTATTAGATGAAAATAAACTAAATAAAATAAAAGCTATGCAAAAAGTAAGCGAAAGAGATAGATCAATTATGCCTAAAGAAGGTGTTTCTTTAGAATTAGATGTTCTTCATCCACTAACTGGAAAAACAATTCCTGTTTGGGTTGCAAACTTTGTATTAGTATCTTATGGAAGTGGTGCAGTTATGGCTGTACCTGCCCATGATCAAAGAGATTTTGAATTTGCACAAGAGTATGACTTGCCAATTAATCAAGTAATTGTAGGGAAAGAGGGTATTATCTCAAATATGAGAGAAGCTTATACTGAATCTGGAACTCTTATTAATTCAGAAGGTTTTACAAATTTAGATAATAAAAAAGCACAAAAAGCAATAATTTATCATTTTGAACAAAACTCTTTTGGAACAAAAAAAGTTAATTATAAACTAAGAGATTGGGGAGTTTCTAGACAAAGATATTGGGGAGCACCGATTCCATTTATTCATTGCGATTCTTGTGGTTTAGTTCCTGAAAAACTTGAAAACCTTCCAGTTGCCTTACCAGAAGATGTTGAGATTACAGGTGAAGGAAATCCATTAGATAATCACCCAACATGGAAACACACATCTTGTCCAAAATGTGGTAAACCAGCATTAAGGGAAACAGATACTCTTGATACTTTTGTTCAATCATCTTGGTATTTTTTAAGATATGCAACAAATAATAAAAAATGGAATAGTGTAGGTATTGCAAAAGAAGATAGTGATTATTGGATGGATGTTGACCAATATATTGGTGGAATTGAACATGCAATTTTACATCTTCTTTATTCTAGATTTTTCACAAAAGCTTTAAATAAACTAGGATATACAAACTCAAAAGAGCCATTTAAAAGACTTCTTACTCAAGGTATGGTTTTAAAAGATGGTGCAAAGATGTCAAAATCTAAAGGCAATGTTGTAGATCCTGATAAAATTGTTGAAAAATATGGAGCAGATACTGCAAGACTATTTATGCTTTTTGCTGCGCCTCCTACTAAAGAACTTGATTGGAATGATAGCGCCGTTGATGGAGCATTTAAATTTATCAAAAGATTTACAGCAAAAGTTGAAATGGCTGAAGGTATTTCAATAGATGAAATAAATTCAATTGACCATGATTCTTTGAGCAAAGAAGAAAAAGAAGCTAGAAAAAAAGTATATGAAGCTCTGCAAAAGTCAAATGAAGTATTTTCTAAAACTTATGCCTTCAATACATTAATTGCAGCCTCAATGGAAGCCTTAAACGCTTTAAATGCACAAGATAATAAAACAGTTTGGGCAGAGGGATATTATATTTTAACAAATATTTTAGAACCTATTATTCCTCATCTTTGTTGGGAATTATCAAATGAGCTATTTGAATTAAAAAATTTCAATAATGATGTAAAAGTAAAAGAAGAGGTTTTTGTATCTGATACTATATCAATAGCTATCACTATAAATGGTAAAAAAAGAGCAGAGATAGAAGTTGCCCCAAATGCTTCAAAAGAAGAAGTTTTAGAAATAGCTAAAGAAGCATCTTCTAAATGGATTGATGGTAAAGAAATTATAAAAGAAATAGTTGTTCCAAATAAATTGGTAAACTTAGTAATTAAGGGATAA